A genomic window from Candidatus Tumulicola sp. includes:
- a CDS encoding twin-arginine translocase TatA/TatE family subunit encodes MTPLYAVIDAPIIAIIIGIAVILFGAERIPKLARSMGQAKREFEAASAKPADAPPPPQQAIPPPPTPGDPPPSAPV; translated from the coding sequence ATGACGCCACTTTACGCGGTCATCGACGCGCCGATCATCGCCATCATCATCGGCATCGCGGTGATTCTGTTCGGCGCCGAACGGATCCCCAAACTCGCACGCTCGATGGGTCAGGCGAAACGGGAGTTCGAAGCGGCCTCTGCTAAACCGGCCGATGCGCCGCCGCCGCCGCAACAGGCCATTCCCCCGCCGCCGACCCCCGGCGACCCGCCCCCCTCCGCTCCAGTATAG